In Vanacampus margaritifer isolate UIUO_Vmar chromosome 18, RoL_Vmar_1.0, whole genome shotgun sequence, a genomic segment contains:
- the foxk2a gene encoding forkhead box protein K2 codes for MAVVSGKSGSAVARLEGREFEYLMKKRSVTIGRNSSQGSVDVSMGHSSFISRRHLEIFTASEDGTGTGEFYLRCLGKNGVFVDGVFQRRGAPPLQLPRICCFRFPSTSIKITFTALLSDKKEQRNVAESPIKSVQPQISPLTINIPDNIAHLMSPLPSPTGTLSAANSCPSSPRGAGLSSYRSGRVLASDLIADNSQSENDKEASGEDSPKDDSKPAYSYAQLIVQAITMAPDKQLTLNGIYTHITKNYPYYRTADKGWQNSIRHNLSLNRYFIKVARSQEEPGKGSFWRIDPASEGKLVEQAFRKRRPRGVPCFRTPVGPLSSRSAPASPNHTGALSAHSSGVQTPDSLSREGSPVSMETEPTPPPAPTPTATVQPKLAVIQEARFAQNSTGSPLTNQPVLIAVQRQMPQTTMKPVTYAVATPAIVTTTVSPAPVMQTVHVVHQIPTVTMTTVGVQPKPDSQENGGGEHQDIKVKVEPLPSITTSSIGGVSRIIQSSQAAPLTTVTIMQQAPLGQHQLPIKAITQNGTHLIPISSAATAVANPLHLLATHASASASLPTKRQNGELQDAPGSKRAKTQDGDCGEASAANGNSNNGSAAADSAGEVEVTEAVGNQ; via the exons ATGGCGGTGGTAAGCGGCAAGTCGGGGTCGGCAGTAGCCCGGCTGGAGGGCCGAGAATTCGAGTATTTGATGAAGAAAAGGTCGGTGACCATTGGCCGGAACTCCTCGCAAGGCTCTGTGGACGTCAGCATGGGACACTCCAGCTTCATTTCCAGGCGGCACCTCGAGATTTTCACGGCGAGCGAAGATGGCACTGGCACGGGGGAATTCTACCTTCGATGCCTTGGCAAAAATGGGGTGTTTGTGGATGGGGTGTTCCAGAGAAGAGGTGCTCCACCTCTGCAGCTTCCACGAAT ATGTTGCTTCCGATTCCCCAGCACAAGTATTAAAATCACATTCACTGCACTCTTAAGTGACAAAAAGGAGCAGAGGAACGTTGCTGAATCACCCATCAAGTCTGTACAACCTCAAATTTCCCCACTCACCATCAACATTCCAGACAATATTGCCCACCTTATGAGCCCACTGCCTTCACCTACAGGCACCTTAAG TGCTGCAAACTCTTGCCCATCAAGTCCAAGGGGGGCTGGACTGTCCAGCTATAGAAGCGGCCGGGTCCTGGCCTCAGACCTTATAGCAGATAACTCCCAGTCAGAAAATGACAAGGAGGCTTCGGGTGAAGACAGCCCAAAG GATGACTCCAAACCAGCGTATTCATACGCACAACTGATAGTCCAAGCCATCACCATGGCCCCTGATAAACAATTGACACTGAATGGAATATACACTCACATCACAAAGAATTACCCCTACTACAGAACAGCTGATAAGGGCTGGCAG AACTCCATCCGACACAACCTGTCCCTGAACCGGTACTTCATCAAAGTAGCACGCTCTCAGGAGGAGCCCGGGAAAGGATCGTTCTGGAGGATTGACCCAGCTTCTGAAGGCAAACTCGTAGAACAAGCCTTCAGGAAACGTAGGCCCAGGGGAGTGCCTTGCTTTAGAACCCCCGTAGGACCCCTCTCGTCGAG GAGCGCTCCCGCTTCTCCCAATCACACCGGGGCGCTGTCGGCTCACTCCAGTGGCGTGCAGACCCCAGATAGCCTCTCCAGAGAAGGGTCCCCGGTCTCTATGGAAACAGAGCCAACCCCGCCACCAGCCCCCACACCGACTGCCACCGTCCAGCCGAAACTTGCCGTCATTCAAGAGGCTCGCTTTGCACAGAACTCCACtg GTTCTCCGCTCACTAACCAGCCCGTGTTGATCGCCGTGCAACGGCAGATGCCTCAGACGACCATGAAGCCCGTCACCTACGCCGTGGCCACGCCGGCCATCGTGACCACGACGGTTAGCCCCGCCCCCGTCATGCAGACGGTCCACGTCGTCCACCAGATCCCCACCGTCACCATGACGACGGTCGGCGTGCAGCCCAAGCCGGACTCTCAGGAGAATGGAGGGGGAGAGCACCAAGACATCAAAG TGAAAGTGGAGCCGCTCCCATCCATCACAACCTCATCTATAGGCGGAGTCAGCCGCATCATCCAGAGCTCTCAAGCCGCTCCGCTGACTACAGTAACCATCATGCAACAGGCTCCGCTCGGCCAGCACCAGCTGCCTATCAAGGCCATCACGCAAAATGGCACCCACCTGATCCCCATCAGTTCTGCTGCCACAG CTGTCGCAAACCCTCTCCACCTTCTGGCCACCCACGCTTCAGCCTCGGCGTCCCTGCCCACCAAGAGGCAGAACGGCGAGCTTCAGGATGCGCCCGGTTCCAAGAGAGCGAAAACGCAGGACGGCGACTGCGGGGAGGCGTCGGCTGCAAACGGCAATAGCAACAATGGCTCCGCCGCCGCTGATAGTGCCGGAGAAGTGGAGGTTACTGAAGCGGTGGGCAACCAGTAG